One Bacillus sp. 2205SS5-2 genomic region harbors:
- a CDS encoding YheC/YheD family endospore coat-associated protein — protein sequence MIALRKPYPLIMRKEDTPVCYYPVSFQPNSELLAVSFGSKRIYTTCLPHPDKKDEIIITTSLAEQLGIPDFIQQLYVFFHQQTFSLGPLIGIFTSGFSSFPSKPIGERSDFFQKLLSIQETLGVVPFIFGEQDLHWENQLINGLFFAGGKWINSEVPFPHVVYDRLPNRQSEKRKASQIIKERLQDEHVIPWYNPGFFNKLEIFDRLISDDDVIRYLPETQPFISFSQAEKMLSQYKSIYLKPKNGSLGLGIHQILYDRNKNYYYCRFREKDENKLIKCSSFEQLYDKVLRTKSPERFIIQQGISLLRVENLPIDFRVHTNKNQDGRWEVSAYAAKIAGSGSVTTHVHSGGVVKSLAQLFSQEEQQIYELQLKEAALALAHSIEKNVEGIIGEIGFDLGIDKNGEIWMFEANSKPGRSIFLHPDLKHFEFLTRKLALSFGIFLTEQAIKQPKESSV from the coding sequence GTGATAGCATTGAGAAAACCCTATCCTCTTATAATGAGGAAGGAAGATACACCTGTTTGTTACTATCCTGTTTCCTTCCAACCTAACTCTGAACTACTGGCTGTTTCGTTTGGGTCGAAAAGAATTTATACCACATGCCTTCCACATCCAGATAAAAAAGATGAAATCATAATCACCACTTCCCTAGCAGAGCAGTTGGGGATTCCAGATTTTATTCAACAATTATATGTTTTCTTTCATCAACAAACGTTTTCCCTCGGTCCATTGATCGGAATTTTCACCTCGGGTTTTTCTTCTTTTCCATCAAAGCCGATTGGCGAACGTTCTGACTTTTTTCAAAAGCTTTTAAGCATTCAAGAGACTCTAGGAGTAGTCCCTTTTATCTTCGGAGAACAAGATTTACATTGGGAAAACCAACTAATCAATGGTCTCTTTTTTGCAGGGGGGAAATGGATAAATTCTGAAGTACCATTTCCTCATGTTGTGTATGATCGGCTACCGAATAGACAAAGTGAAAAAAGGAAGGCATCTCAAATTATCAAGGAACGATTACAAGATGAGCATGTTATTCCTTGGTATAACCCTGGTTTTTTTAATAAGCTAGAAATTTTTGATCGTCTAATTTCAGATGATGATGTCATTCGATACCTCCCTGAAACCCAACCATTTATTTCCTTTTCACAAGCAGAAAAAATGCTAAGTCAGTATAAGAGCATTTATTTAAAACCGAAAAACGGGAGCCTTGGGCTAGGTATTCATCAAATTTTGTACGACCGCAACAAAAATTATTACTATTGTCGTTTTCGTGAAAAAGATGAAAATAAATTAATCAAGTGCTCTTCATTTGAACAACTCTATGATAAGGTTTTGCGTACTAAAAGTCCTGAAAGGTTTATCATTCAACAAGGAATTTCACTTCTCCGAGTAGAGAATTTACCCATTGACTTTCGGGTACACACGAATAAAAATCAAGATGGAAGATGGGAGGTAAGTGCGTACGCAGCTAAAATTGCGGGGAGTGGAAGTGTTACAACACATGTACACAGCGGAGGTGTAGTAAAAAGCTTAGCTCAGCTTTTTTCGCAAGAAGAGCAACAAATCTATGAGTTACAACTAAAAGAGGCCGCATTAGCTCTCGCTCATAGCATTGAAAAAAACGTTGAAGGTATTATTGGAGAAATTGGCTTTGATTTAGGCATCGATAAGAATGGGGAAATATGGATGTTTGAAGCAAATTCAAAGCCAGGACGCTCTATTTTTCTTCATCCAGATTTAAAGCATTTTGAATTTTTGACCAGAAAACTGGCACTTTCCTTTGGAATTTTTTTAACAGAACAGGCGATTAAACAGCCAAAGGAGTCGTCCGTATGA